A single Bacillota bacterium DNA region contains:
- a CDS encoding DNA-3-methyladenine glycosylase, which produces MVESSAKEPQRIPGPLLPQGFYDRPAVEVAPELLGAVLVHDGPEGCTCGRIVEVEAYAGPEDRAAHSWGGRRTARTEVMYGPPGRTYVFAIYGMHWCFNVVAGPGGKPEAILVRALEPLCGLELMRRRRSRPARLRGPQPEVGAAPARLNETFHCHSSPAAERLVESRRPERASRLLTAGPARLCQALGITGEAYGLPLWEPSSPLRIHRGEAPLPPGRIATGPRVGVDYAGAWRERPWRFWIRDNPFVSA; this is translated from the coding sequence GTGGTCGAATCGTCTGCGAAGGAGCCGCAGCGGATTCCGGGCCCGCTCCTCCCCCAGGGCTTCTACGACCGCCCGGCCGTGGAGGTGGCGCCGGAGCTGCTGGGTGCCGTCCTGGTCCATGACGGCCCCGAGGGCTGCACCTGCGGCCGGATCGTCGAGGTGGAGGCCTACGCCGGGCCCGAGGACCGGGCCGCCCACTCGTGGGGCGGCCGCCGGACCGCGCGGACCGAGGTGATGTACGGCCCGCCGGGGCGGACGTACGTCTTCGCCATCTACGGCATGCACTGGTGCTTCAACGTGGTCGCCGGCCCGGGCGGGAAGCCGGAGGCGATCCTGGTCCGGGCGCTCGAGCCGCTCTGCGGCCTGGAGCTGATGCGCCGCCGCCGGAGCCGCCCGGCGCGTCTGCGGGGACCGCAGCCCGAGGTCGGCGCCGCGCCGGCTCGTCTTAACGAAACCTTCCACTGCCATTCTTCTCCTGCGGCGGAGCGTCTGGTAGAGTCGAGGCGGCCCGAACGGGCATCCCGCCTTCTGACCGCCGGCCCGGCCCGGCTCTGCCAGGCCTTGGGCATCACGGGCGAAGCGTACGGGCTTCCTCTCTGGGAGCCGTCCTCGCCGCTCCGGATCCACCGCGGCGAGGCGCCGCTCCCGCCCGGCCGGATCGCCACGGGGCCGCGGGTGGGCGTCGACTACGCCGGTGCGTGGCGGGAGCGGCCCTGGCGCTTCTGGATCCGCGACAACCCGTTCGTCAGCGCGTAG
- a CDS encoding ATP-binding cassette domain-containing protein has protein sequence MPGSLSALPVLELEGLSKSFGPVRAVLDVSFQVRAGTAFGVIGPNGAGKTTTLRMILNILEPDAGRVLFLGRPARELPRRSFGYLPEEHGLYPRMPVREQLAFFGRLAGLPPGEAQRRADAWIERLGLEPWANKPAQTLSKGNAQKAQLATALLHEPELIILDEPFSGLDPVNVDLLKSVIREQVAAGRTLLFSSHRMEHVEELCEGVCLIAAGRAVLAGPVRRVKEADGRRTLRLAFAEAGEDGEPVQGGRGRALYEAVARELGLSVSRRGVDYWEYLLEPGRPVEPGPLLDRIRTFGTPLRFEIGLPSLERIYIDRVESLQAEPGESPAPAPARAGVRRGKEAGA, from the coding sequence TTGCCGGGAAGCCTGTCCGCACTCCCCGTCCTGGAGCTGGAGGGGCTCTCCAAGTCCTTCGGCCCGGTGAGGGCCGTCCTCGACGTCTCCTTCCAGGTGCGCGCCGGAACCGCCTTCGGGGTCATCGGGCCCAACGGCGCGGGGAAGACCACCACCCTGCGCATGATCCTGAACATCCTCGAGCCCGACGCCGGCCGGGTCCTCTTTCTGGGGCGACCCGCCAGGGAGCTTCCCCGCCGTTCCTTCGGCTACCTGCCCGAGGAGCACGGCCTCTACCCGCGCATGCCGGTGCGGGAACAGCTGGCCTTCTTCGGCCGGCTGGCCGGTCTCCCCCCCGGCGAGGCCCAGCGCCGCGCCGACGCCTGGATCGAGCGGCTGGGACTGGAGCCGTGGGCGAACAAACCCGCCCAGACGCTCTCCAAGGGGAACGCCCAGAAGGCGCAGCTCGCGACGGCCCTCCTCCACGAGCCGGAGCTGATCATCCTGGACGAGCCCTTCAGCGGTCTCGACCCGGTCAACGTGGACCTGCTGAAGTCGGTCATCCGCGAGCAGGTGGCGGCAGGGCGGACGCTCCTCTTCTCCAGCCACCGCATGGAGCACGTGGAGGAGCTCTGCGAGGGCGTCTGCCTGATCGCCGCGGGCCGCGCCGTCCTGGCCGGCCCCGTCCGCCGGGTGAAGGAGGCCGACGGGCGCCGGACGCTGCGGCTCGCCTTCGCCGAGGCGGGCGAGGACGGCGAGCCGGTGCAGGGCGGGCGGGGGCGCGCGCTCTACGAGGCGGTCGCCCGGGAGCTCGGCCTGTCGGTCTCCCGGCGGGGCGTCGACTACTGGGAGTACCTGCTGGAGCCGGGGCGCCCGGTGGAACCGGGCCCGCTCCTGGACCGGATTCGGACCTTCGGCACGCCGCTCCGCTTCGAGATCGGCCTGCCGAGCCTGGAGCGGATCTACATCGACCGGGTGGAGAGCCTGCAGGCGGAGCCCGGGGAGTCCCCGGCCCCGGCGCCCGCGCGGGCAGGGGTCCGCCGGGGAAAGGAGGCGGGCGCGTGA
- a CDS encoding putative glycoside hydrolase, with amino-acid sequence MRFDPPFRGGRRRSPERGRGPALALLLVLLLSALPALEGCQLFSKPAGEAMAPQRERPAGSRVGGGSGSESAAPAVGEHLPAPPREVRGIYLSGYTAGDPGRVAELLRTMRANGLNAVVIDVKDDSGWLSFPLPGTAAQELGTARNKIGDVAGLLRLLHRNGIYVIGRVVAFADPLAAARRPEWAIRAGDRLWTDDQGRAWLSLWSRGAWDYNIQIGVAAARLGFDEIQYDFVRLPAQAIPELHDAGRAGERVARVVGFLKAAREAIGRAAGVPVSADVVGISPLVRGDSLIGQSYPEVAAAVDVVSPMIYPSLYGRGQLGMADPSARPYDVVWQTLAAAEARTADLPRAAIRPWIQDFTLGPTVYGAREVEGELRALAAAGIRSFLLWNAESRYSPGVDFSVLDKTPEKAPAPVWSPALYGLLPSRIPVELPSAVPPPPAGMATSVRVNATAGGYSVELWATPRPLPADDPRIARGRLLLVVGAAAQSAALAPRPAPGAKPETLRLASGMPAELAPSGGGVVLRWAGPRRIAWVWAPDRATALAAADSLRAVPLLSGR; translated from the coding sequence TTGCGCTTCGATCCACCTTTCCGGGGCGGCCGGCGCCGGTCGCCGGAACGAGGGCGCGGGCCCGCCCTCGCCCTCCTGCTCGTGCTGCTCCTCTCCGCGCTGCCGGCTCTGGAGGGCTGTCAGCTCTTCTCGAAGCCGGCGGGGGAGGCGATGGCGCCCCAGCGGGAGCGTCCGGCCGGCAGCCGCGTGGGAGGCGGCTCCGGGAGCGAGTCCGCGGCCCCGGCCGTGGGGGAGCACCTGCCCGCGCCACCCCGGGAGGTGCGCGGGATCTACCTTTCCGGCTACACCGCCGGCGACCCGGGCCGGGTGGCCGAGCTCCTGCGCACCATGAGGGCGAACGGGCTGAACGCGGTGGTGATCGACGTCAAGGACGACTCCGGGTGGCTCAGCTTCCCCCTGCCCGGTACCGCAGCGCAGGAGCTGGGCACGGCCCGGAACAAGATCGGCGACGTGGCCGGACTTCTCCGCCTGCTCCACCGGAACGGGATCTACGTGATCGGCCGGGTGGTGGCCTTCGCCGATCCGCTGGCTGCCGCCCGGCGGCCCGAGTGGGCGATCCGGGCGGGCGACCGGCTCTGGACCGACGACCAGGGCCGCGCCTGGCTCAGCCTCTGGAGCCGGGGAGCCTGGGATTACAACATCCAGATCGGCGTCGCCGCCGCCCGGCTCGGCTTCGACGAGATCCAGTACGACTTCGTCCGCCTGCCGGCGCAGGCGATCCCGGAGCTGCACGACGCCGGGCGCGCCGGGGAGCGGGTGGCGCGGGTGGTGGGCTTCCTGAAGGCGGCGCGGGAGGCGATCGGTCGTGCCGCGGGGGTGCCGGTCTCCGCCGACGTGGTGGGGATCAGCCCGCTGGTCCGGGGCGACAGCCTGATCGGGCAGAGCTACCCGGAGGTTGCGGCGGCCGTGGACGTCGTCTCGCCCATGATCTACCCCTCCCTCTACGGGCGGGGGCAGCTCGGCATGGCCGATCCCAGCGCCCGGCCCTACGACGTGGTCTGGCAGACCCTGGCGGCGGCCGAGGCGCGCACGGCCGACCTGCCGCGGGCGGCGATCCGCCCGTGGATCCAGGACTTCACCTTGGGCCCCACCGTCTACGGCGCCCGGGAAGTGGAGGGGGAGCTGAGGGCGCTGGCGGCGGCGGGGATCCGCTCCTTCCTGCTCTGGAACGCGGAGAGCCGGTACAGCCCGGGCGTCGACTTCTCCGTCCTCGACAAGACCCCCGAGAAGGCGCCCGCGCCGGTCTGGTCGCCCGCGCTCTACGGCCTCCTGCCTTCGCGCATCCCGGTGGAGCTTCCCTCGGCGGTGCCGCCGCCGCCGGCGGGGATGGCGACGTCGGTTCGGGTGAACGCCACCGCAGGCGGTTACTCGGTCGAGCTGTGGGCGACCCCCCGGCCGCTGCCCGCCGACGACCCCCGCATCGCCCGGGGGCGGCTCCTGCTGGTGGTGGGGGCGGCCGCCCAGTCGGCCGCCCTGGCGCCGCGGCCGGCGCCCGGTGCGAAGCCCGAGACGCTCCGGCTGGCCTCGGGCATGCCGGCGGAGCTGGCCCCCTCCGGCGGCGGCGTGGTCCTGCGCTGGGCCGGGCCGAGGCGCATCGCCTGGGTCTGGGCGCCCGACAGGGCCACCGCGCTGGCGGCGGCCGACTCGCTCCGGGCCGTGCCGCTTCTCTCGGGCCGGTAG